In Oncorhynchus mykiss isolate Arlee chromosome 1, USDA_OmykA_1.1, whole genome shotgun sequence, the following proteins share a genomic window:
- the chd2 gene encoding chromodomain-helicase-DNA-binding protein 2 isoform X5 — MMKNKNKKQEDEGSTQSNASSNSASEESNHSGLESGSQSESEHGRERRRLHHSGESNSSSESGSQSGSESESQQASAEVKDRQPVKKKDNLSDVKKMWEEHPDVYGVRRSNRSRQEPARLNIGAGGSSDSEGESPKRKASRQKKKEPKNKSSTVKKQQPPKGRKTRKQESSVEEDDDDDDDDDDDDDDEDTPKRQTRRRVSAKVSYKEDQNDFETDSDDLIEMEGAEVEPEDDSETIEKIMDTRTGKKGACGASTTQYAVEENGDPGADFDPEKDEGEIHYLIKWKGWSYIHNTWESIDSLTQQKVKGLKKLDNFKKKNDELTAWLSKASPEDSEYYNCQQELTTDLNKQFHILERVIATKTGKTQGLSDFPSHSHKNGASSNEPEYLCKWMGLPYSECSWEDGALLGKKFQHCIDGFINRNSSKTVPSKDCKVSEVLKQRPRFVALKNQPSYIGDENLQLRDYQLDGLNWLAHSWCRCNSVILADEMGLGKTIQTISFLSYMFHQHQLYGPSLVVVPLSTLTSWQREFDTWAPDMNVVVYLGDVMSRKSIRDYEWVCHQTKRIKFNALITTYEILLKDKGVLGNINWAFLGVDEAHRLKNDDSLLYKTLIEFRSNHRLLITGTPLQNSLKELWSLLHFLMPDKFENWEDFESEHGKGTDNGYQSLHKVLEPFLLRRVKKDVEKSLPAKVEQILRVDMSAVQKQYYKWILTRNFRALQKGTRGSSSGFLNIVMELKKCTNHGFLIKQPEEECDTPQEHLQALVRGSGKLVLLDKLLTRLRDRGNRVLIFSQMVRMLDILAEYLALKRYPFQRLDGSIKGEIRKQALDHFNAEGSEDFCFLLSTRAGGLGINLASADTVVIFDSDWNPQNDLQAQARAHRIGQKKQVNIYRLVTKGSVEEDIIERAKKKMVLDHLVIQRMDTTGRTVLDNNSGNSNSNPFNKDELTAILKFGAEDLFKEAEGEETEPTEMDIDEILRLAETRESDQGSSATDELLSQFKVANFSNMEESAPEMVERMVPDWDDIIPEDQRRRLEEEQKQKEMEDIYMLPRSRSSNKRAQANDSDSDVGSKLKHRSSGSESETDDSGDDKKPKRRGRPRARKNNVEGFTDAEIRRFIKAYKKFGAPLERLEGIARDSELVDKSQADLKRLGELIHSSCVTAVQEHEEHLRENPSEAKGPGKRRGINIKISGVQVNAKSIIQHEEEFEPLHKAVPANPTERNQFQLTCRVKVPHFDVDWDLQDDTQLLLGVYEHGYGNWDLMKTDPDLKLADKILPDDPEKKPQGKQLQARSDYLLKMLKKEADCKDVTKEEAKVKKRKPRVKKENKAPKDEQGNDISSPRMSDNPSEEGEVRDDGTEKTPTKKRQKKKDNKENKEKHGTPKKEKDADKDKKRPKPKKEKAKGAKGKKPQGPVHITAGSDPVPIGEEDDELDQENFSICKERMRPVKKALKQLDKPDEGLSVQEQLQHTRTCLLKIGDRITECLKAYSDPEHVKTWRRNLWIFVSKFTEFGARKLHKLYKMAQKKRSREEEKEHRKKGDDPSGRKKTFRAEASGSSRDSTGTQPSSKSHPGMPHPSPTSPHGPHREGYNQSNKRHFGNDDRGDWQRDRKYNYPGNSNQPWQSERHHPYDAHRYKDHHYGDRRPREDSYRSSSSSYRSGGSSSSPRKRPYDQYDSDREHRDRRAYYDRHPDSKRRRGDDFRPPQDFRGSGGHPQDFRVRMPEHRGPPGPAGPEHFTRPYPDNKPPPLLDPRSPQAQKSPQDSRSPTAERTAEQKAAAADLNWNNRKT, encoded by the exons ACCAAAGAACAAATCATCTACAGTCAAAAAACAGCAGCCTCCAAAGGGAAGGAAAACCAGGAAACAAGAGTCATCTGTGGAGGAAGATGATGAcgacgacgatgatgatgatgatgatgatgatgacgaagaTACCCCAAAGAGACAAACCCGGCGAAGGGTGTCTGCTAAAGTCAG TTACAAGGAGGACCAAAATGACTTTGAGACTGACTCTGACGACctgatagagatggagggagctgaGGTGGAGCCGGAAGATGACAGCGAGACCATTGAGAAGATCATGGATACCAGGACAGGCAAAAAAGGAG CCTGCGGGGCTTCCACTACCCAGTATGCTGTTGAGGAAAATGGGGACCCAGGAGCCGACTTTGACCCAGAGAAGGATGAGGGAGAGATCCATTACCTGATCAAGTGGAAAGGCTGGTCCTACATCCACAACACCTGGGAGAGCATCGACTCCCTCACTCAACAGAAGGTCAAGGGACTCAAGAAACTAGATAACTTCAAGAAGAAGAACGATGAGCTCACTGCTTG GTTGAGCAAAGCATCCCCTGAGGATTCAGAATATTACAACTGCCAGCAAGAGCTAACCACTGATTTAAATAAGCAGTTCCATATTCTGGAGAGAGTCATTG cGACTAAAACCGGGAAGACACAGGGTCTCTCGGATTTTCCTT CTCACAGCCACAAGAATGGTGCTTCTTCCAATGAGCCAGAGTACCTGTGTAAGTGGATGGGCCTGCCTTATTCAGAGTGCAGCTGGGAGGATGGAGCTCTGCTGGGGAAGAAGTTCCAGCACTGTATAGACGGCTTCATCAACAGGAACTCCAGTAAAACAGTCCCCTCCAAAGACTGCAAAGTGAGTGAG GTGTTGAAACAGAGGCCCAGATTTGTTGCACTAAAGAACCAGCCATCGTACATTGGGGATGAGAACCTGCAGCTGAGAGATTACCAGTTAGATGGACTGAACTGGCTGGCTCACTCCTGGTGCAG GTGCAATAGTGTGATCCTGGCTGATGAGATGGGTCTGGGGAAAACCATCCAGACCATCTCGTTCTTGTCCTACATGTTCCACCAGCACCAGCTGTATGGGCCCTCCCTGGTGGTGGTACCCCTATCCACCCTCACCTCCTGGCAGAGAGAGTTTGACACCTGGGCCCCCGATATGAACGTGGTGGTCTACTTGGGAGACGTGATGAGCAGGAAATCG ATCCGTGACTATGAGTGGGTATGCCATCAGACGAAGAGAATAAAGTTCAATGCACTTATAACCACGTATGAAATTCTACTGAAAGACAAG GGGGTGTTGGGGAACATAAACTGGGCTTTCTTGGGTGTGGACGAAGCTCACAGGCTAAAGAATGACGACTCCCTGTTGTACAAAACCCTGATCGAGTTCCGGTCCAACCACAGACTTCTTATCACAGGGACACCACTGCAGAACTCTCTCAAAGAGCTGTGGTCCCTTCTGCACTTCCTCATGCCTGACAA GTTTGAAAATTGGGAAGATTTTGAAAGTGAGCATGGTAAAGGGACTGACAATGGCTACCAGAGCCTTCACAAAGTCCTTGAGCCCTTCCTCCTGAGGCGTGTAAAGAAGGATGTGGAGAAATCCCTGCCTGCCAAGGTAGAACAGATCCTCCGTGTGGACATGTCTGCTGTGCAGAAGCAGTACTACAA GTGGATTCTGACCAGGAACTTCAGAGCCCTGCAGAAAGGCACCCGAGGCAGCTCCTCTGGCTTCCTCAACATCGTCATGGAGCTGAAGAAGTGCACTAACCATGGTTTCCTCATCAAACAGCCTGAGGAAGAGTGTGACACTCCACAGGAGCACCTGCAG GCGTTGGTGAGGGGCAGTGGGAAGCTGGTTCTTCTGGACAAGCTACTGACCAGACTTCGGGACAGGGGCAACAGAGTCCTCATCTTCTCCCAGATGGTGCGCATGTTGGACATCCTGGCTGAGTACCTGGCCCTGAAGCGCTACCCATTCCAG cGCCTGGATGGCTCCATAAAGGGAGAAATACGAAAACAAGCACTTGACCACTTTAATGCTGAAGGTTCTGAG GACTTCTGTTTCCTGCTGTCCACAAGAGCTGGAGGTTTGGGTATCAACCTTGCCTCTGCAGACACTGTGGTCATCTTTGACTCTGACTGGAACCCTCAGAATGACCTGCAGGCTCAGGCCAGGGCTCACAGGATTGGCCAGAAGAAGCAG GTGAATATCTATCGCTTGGTCACAAAGGGATCTGTGGAGGAAGACATTATTGAGAGAGCCAAGAAGAAGATGGTTTTGGACCATCTTGTAATTCAGAGAATGGACACCACTGGCCGAACTGTATTGGATAACAACTCCGGAAATTCAAA CTCCAACCCATTCAATAAAGATGAGCTGACTGCCATTCTGAAGTTTGGAGCTGAAGATCTGTTCAAAGAGgcagaaggggaggagactgaaCCTacg GAGATGGATATTGATGAGATCTTGCGGTTGGCTGAAACCAGAGAAAGTGACCAGGGATCAAGTGCCACAGATGAGCTTCTCTCTCAGTTCAAG GTGGCCAACTTCTCCAACATGGAGGAGAGTGCTCCAGAGATGGTGGAGCGGATGGTGCCTGACTGGGACGACATCATCCCGGAGGACCAGCGGCGGAGGCTGGAGGAGGAGCAGAAGCAGAAGGAGATGGAGGACATCTACATGCTGCCTAGAAGCAGGAGCTCCAATAAGAGG GCCCAAGCCAACGACAGTGACAGTGACGTTGGCTCCAAGCTGAAGCACCGCTCCTCGGGCTCCGAGAGCGAGACGGACGACAGCGGCGATGACAAGAAGCCAAAGAGGAGAGGCAGGCCCAGAGCCCGCAAGAACAACGTGGAGGGTTTTACTGATGCAGAGATCCGCAG GTTCATCAAGGCTTATAAGAAATTTGGAGCTCCGCTTGAAAGGCTGGAGGGCATTGCCCGGGACTCAGAGCTGGTGGACAAATCCCAGGCAGACCTGAAGAGACTGGGCGAGCTGATCCATAGCAGCTGCGTGACGGCTGTCCAAGAGCATGAAGAGCACCTCAGAGAGAATCCCAGTGAAG CCAAAGGCCCTGGGAAGCGCAGAGGTATTAACATCAAGATCTCAGGAGTGCAGGTCAATGCCAAGTCCATCATTCAGCACGAGGAGGAGTTTGAGCCACTGCACAAAGCTGTGCCAGCTAATCCTACTGAGAGAAACCA ATTCCAACTGACCTGCAGAGTGAAGGTGCCTCACTTTGACGTGGACTGGGATCTGCAGGATGACACTCAACTGTTGCTGGGGGTCTATGAGCATGGCTACGGAAACTGGGATCTGATGAAGACCGACCCCGATCTCAAACTCGCAGACAAG ATTCTCCCAGATGACCCAGAGAAGAAACCTCAAGGGAAGCAGTTGCAGGCCAGATCAGACTACCTTCTGAAGATGCTGAAGAAAGAAGCGGACTGTAAAGATGTTACTAAGGAGGAG gCCAAAGTGAAGAAGAGGAAGCCTCGGGTGAAGAAAGAGAACAAGGCCCCTAAAGATGAACAGGGCAATGACATCTCCTCCCCCCGCATGTCAGACAACccctcagaggaaggggaggTGAGG gatgACGGGACTGAAAAAACTCCCACAAAGAAGAGGCAGAAGAAAAAGGATAACAAAGAGAACAAAGAAAAACACGGAACTCCTAAAAAAGAGAAGGACGCGGACAAAGACAAAAAACGTCCAAAGCCAAAAAAAGAAAAG GCAAAAGGAGCTAAAGGGAAGAAGCCCCAGGGGCCGGTCCACATTACTGCTGGGAGTGATCCTGTTCCCATCGGAGAGGAGGACGATGAGCTGGACCAAGAGAACTTCAGCATA tgtaaGGAGCGCATGAGGCCGGTGAAGAAGGCCCTAAAACAGCTGGATAAGCCTGACGAGGGCCTGTCTGTTCAGGAGCAGCTCCAACACACACGCACCTGCCTGCTGAAGATAGGAGACCGCATCACTGAGTGCCTTAAAGCCTACAGCGACCCAGAGCATGTCAAAACATGGCGTCG GAACCTCTGGATTTTTGTGTCTAAGTTCACAGAATTTGGAGCGAGGAAGCTTCACAAGCTGTACAAGATGGCTCAGAAGAAGCGGTCTCGGGAGGAGGAG AAGGAGCATAGAAAAAAGGGGGATGACCCGTCAGGCAGGAAAAAGACTTTCCGAGCAGAGGCGTCTGGTTCCAGTCGAgactccaccggcacccagccaTCGTCCAAGTCTCATCCAGGCATGCCCCACCCCTCTCCAACGTCCCCCCATGGTCCCCACAGAGAAGGCTACAACCAGTCCAACAAGCGACACTTTGGAAATGATG ATCGAGGAGATTGGCAGCGAGATCGTAAATACAACTACCCTGGAAATAGCAACCAGCCCTGGCAAAGCGAGCGGCATCATCCATATGACGCCCATCGGTATAAGGACCATCACTATGGTGACCGTCGTCCGCGTGAAGACTCCTACCGCAGCAGCTCTAGTAGTTACCGTAGTGGCGGCAGCAGCAGCTCCCCTCGGAAGAGGCCGTATGACCAGTATGACAGCGACCGAGAACACAGGGACCGTCGTGCCTATTACGACAG ACATCCAGACTCAAAGCGGAGACGCGGCGATGACTTCCGTCCTCCCCAAGATTTCAGGGGGAGTGGAGGCCATCCCCAAGACTTCAGGGTGAGGATGCCAGAGCATAGGGGGCCCCCGGGGCCAGCAGGGCCAGAACACTTCACCCGGCCCTATCCAGACAACAAACCCCCCCCCCTGCTGGACCCACGCTCCCCACAGGCGCAGAAGTCCCCCCAGGACTCACGCTCGCCAACTGCAGAGCGGACTGCAGAGCAGAAAGCAGCTGCGGCtgatttaaactggaacaacagGAAGACATGA